The window ACTTTGAACCACCTGTGATGTAAATGGTTGTCAGTAACTTAAAATTCCCTATTCAATCGCGACGTTGATAGAGGCGGAGCTCAGGATGTACCAGTGCTCGCATTGGAAACGGAGCATCTCTATCAGATATTTGAACGCCTAAAAAGCGCGGTGTCCGCTTAAAGGTCTTGGACAATACATACGGACTTCCTACCCCTAAAATCCGCTCGTAAAATGCCAGCGTCTCCTCCACGGCAACTCCATCAAGAGGATACCAATCCTGTTCTTGATAATCTTTGGGTTGCTTCTGGTATTTTTGGAATACTTCAAGGTTTGGCACGAGGATAAGGCCCCACTCTGCCTCCCCATCCATCACCTCTAAATCTACTTCGGGAAGCAGCCAATCGAACAAGACCTCTGGTGCGCGGGCGATAATCTCTTCTGGCGGAACGTGCTTCGTTATCCATTCAGATGCTGAAATACGTGTCGGTTGTGTTGTCAGGACAAAAGCAAAAGCAGCCGTATACATCGATGCATAAAGTACCACAATCCCTCCTACAACGACTGTAACCCATTTTCCAAATACACCATACCCACCTGCTCCAGTAAGACTTTTAGAACCTCTCATTTTTCGCTGACATCCGAACTCGAAAAGTGCTTCGATAGTACCTGGCAAACGCACAAGCGCAGCCGCAGCAAACACAGTCAGAGTTGGATAGAGTATCAACAAATGACGGGCAAACTTGACTTTATGGACCCCGATAAAGAGTAGATAGGGAATAACGAAGGCAAGTAAAGCGAACGCCACTGTAGGGGCTCCGCCGATGTCCCGTCTCAGCGAAAGGATACCTCGCAGCACACCCAAACCGACAAGGAGCGCGAGCGGCAATCCCACGCCCCATTTCAAGAGGCTCCACAGGTAGGTAAACCGCTGTAGCCAACCAGCATCGCCCGTTGAAATGAGACCGAAATGTCCTTGATGATAGTGGATCGCCTCATACCAGAAATCAGAAAAGAAAAGATTCCACGTTGGTGAAACCAGATCCATTAACCAATAGGGACAGAGGAGTGTGAAGGTTAAAACAGAAACACCGATGACTGTTGCGAGCCTTTTATAGAATCCGGTGCTACCGACAAAACACAACAGAGAAAAACCGCAGAAGACAGTCGTGAACTTGACTGCAAACCCAAATCCAGCGACAACACCGAGCCATACCGCAGTCTGGGAGGTCAGCGCACCTGAAGAAGAACGCGAACGTGTTACAAGATAGAGAAACAGCGTCACACAAAAGGTCGCTGGCATGTCAACGAGTGCGAGACGCGACTCATTGGTGGCGTGTAACATTGCAACAGCGAGCAATCCGGCTGCGATTTGTCCAATCCGTCTGCCGTAACACCGCCGCCCGATGCAATAGGTAAGCCAGAGTGTTGCCGTTGATAGTAAGACATTCACACACCGTGCCAACAAAATCACACGGGGTTCCGTTAGGTGTATACCGACAAACGATAACAGTTTCCCTATCAGCGCGATGAGGTAAAACCACGCTGTTCCGGGCCAATTGTAGGTTTGTGGGACGGCTGTGAGGTGAACGAGGTTCAGCACATCTTGCGCAATGATGACCTCACGCGGATCTGGCGCGTCGGGCAAGCCGACGTTTATACCGATG is drawn from Candidatus Poribacteria bacterium and contains these coding sequences:
- a CDS encoding glycosyltransferase family 39 protein translates to MKSLVAARNSPNLANHPNFANSLIISTILAIGFALRLIGINVGLPDAPDPREVIIAQDVLNLVHLTAVPQTYNWPGTAWFYLIALIGKLLSFVGIHLTEPRVILLARCVNVLLSTATLWLTYCIGRRCYGRRIGQIAAGLLAVAMLHATNESRLALVDMPATFCVTLFLYLVTRSRSSSGALTSQTAVWLGVVAGFGFAVKFTTVFCGFSLLCFVGSTGFYKRLATVIGVSVLTFTLLCPYWLMDLVSPTWNLFFSDFWYEAIHYHQGHFGLISTGDAGWLQRFTYLWSLLKWGVGLPLALLVGLGVLRGILSLRRDIGGAPTVAFALLAFVIPYLLFIGVHKVKFARHLLILYPTLTVFAAAALVRLPGTIEALFEFGCQRKMRGSKSLTGAGGYGVFGKWVTVVVGGIVVLYASMYTAAFAFVLTTQPTRISASEWITKHVPPEEIIARAPEVLFDWLLPEVDLEVMDGEAEWGLILVPNLEVFQKYQKQPKDYQEQDWYPLDGVAVEETLAFYERILGVGSPYVLSKTFKRTPRFLGVQISDRDAPFPMRALVHPELRLYQRRD